One Dromiciops gliroides isolate mDroGli1 chromosome 3, mDroGli1.pri, whole genome shotgun sequence DNA segment encodes these proteins:
- the LOC122751153 gene encoding calmodulin-1-like — protein sequence MAEQLTEEQIAEFKEAFSLFNKDGDGTITTKELGTVMRSLGQNSTEAELQDMINEVDADGNGTIDFPEFLTMMARKMKDTDSEEEIREAFRVFEKDGNGYISAADLRHVMTNLGEKLTDEEVDEMIREADIDGDGQVNYEEFVQMMTAK from the coding sequence ATGGCTGAGCAGCTGACCGAGGAGCAGATTGCAGAGTTCAAGGAGGCCTTTTCCCTGTTTAATAAGGATGGAGATGGGACCATCACCACCAAGGAGTTGGGTACAGTGATGCGATCCCTGGGTCAGAACTCAACAGAGGCTGAGCTCCAAGATATGATCAATGAGGTGGATGCAGATGGAAATGGGACCATTGACTTCCCTGAATTCCTGACCATGATGGCAAGGAAAATGAAGGACACAGACAGCGAGGAAGAGATCCGAGAGGCGTTCCGCGTTTTTGAAAAGGATGGGAACGGCTATATCAGTGCTGCGGACCTCCGTCATGTGATGACCAACCTCGGGGAGAAGCTGACTGACGAGGAGGTGGACGAGATGATCCGAGAGGCGGACATAGATGGCGATGGCCAAGTTAACTATGAAGAGTTTGTACAGATGATGACCGCGAAGTGA